Part of the Crossiella cryophila genome, TGGGCAGAGCATCCTGTTGGTGGGCATGATGACCGAGGCCGTGGTGACCCCGTGGCTCTCCGACCGCGACCTGGCCCTGGCCAACGTGCGCTACGTGCTCAACGCCGCCGGACGGCTGGCCGAGGACTTCCGGCCGGCCCCGGACGGCTTCATCGTCAAGCGCGCCAACCAGGTCCTCGGCGAGGCGGTCGACCTGCTGGAGCGAGTGGTCGACGACGGGCTGCTCACCGCGATCGCGCAGGGCACCTTCGGGTTGATGAAACGCCCGCCGGACGGCGGCAAGGGCGCGGACGGCGTGATCGTCAAGGCGGACGGGTACGTCAACCCGGCCAGTGACCTGCTGGATGAGGGGAGCGACCGATGAGCGAGAAGCGGCACGTCCGCCCGTACGGGGACACCACCGGCGACGGCATGGTGCAGATGTCCTTCACCCTGCCCGTCCCGCACGGCCCGCGCGCCGAGGGCGCCGCCCAGCAGCTGGCCAACAAGATGGGCATGGACCCGGCCATGGTGGTGCACTCCAACCCCATCGGCGCCGACTTCACCTTCGTGGTGGTCTACGGCTCGGTGCAGCACATCATCGACCTGGACGCCGTGCAGGTGGTCGAACGCGAGTACCCGCTGCTGACCCCCTCCGACATCAACGCCACGGTGAAGAAGCGGTTGCGCCGCAAGATGACCGTGGTCGGCGCCTGCATCGGCACCGACGCGCACACCGTGGGCATCGACGCCATCCTCAACATCAAGGGCTTCGCGGGCGAGAAGGGCCTGGAGTACTACCGGGAACTGCGCGTGATCAACCTGGGCGCCCAGGTCACCGTGCCCGAGCTGGTCAAGCGGGCCCGCGCGGAGAAGGCCGACGCGGTGCTGATCTCCCAGGTGGTCACCCAGCGGGACGCGCACATCCACAACACCCAGGAGATGTCCGCGGCCTTCCGCGAGGCCATGGGCGAACGCCGCCCACTGCTGGTGGCGGGCGGGCCCAGGTTCGACCCGCTGATGGCGGGCGAACTCGGCGTGGACCGGGTCTTCGGCCGCGGCACCACCCCGGGTGAGGTGGCCAGTTTCCTGGTCCACGCGATGAACGAGCGGAAGGTGGCGGTGTGAGCGCGGCACTGGTCGAAGGGTTCTCGGTCACGCACAGCCGGTATGTGCCGTACGCGCACGCCCATTACGGCGGCAACCTGGTCGACGGCGCCTACAGCCTGGGCCTGTTCGGCGATGTGGCCACCGAGCTGTGCATCCGGACCGACGGCGACGAGGGCCTCTTCGCCGGATACTCGGGCGTGGAGTTCCTGGCGCCGCTGCACGCCGGGGACGTGGTCGAGGTGACCGCCACGCTGACCCGGATCGGCAACCGGTCCCGGTCGGTGGCCTTCGAGGCGCGGGTGACCTGCCGGGCCAACCCGGACCGGGGCCCGTCCTCGGCGGATGTGCTGGCCGAGCCGCTGGTGATCACCAGGGCGACCGGCACGGTGGTGGTGCCGCTGCCAGGGGGCTGAGCGCCTGCTGTGACCCAGCCATGACATAACGCGGATATCACGCGGACATGGCGGGGCCAGGTTGGCGAGCATGCGACTACAGACCACAGCCCTGGCCGCCACCCTCGCCGTGGTGGCCACGATGGCCGGCGCCCTCCCGGCGCTGGCCATCAAGGGCGGCAAACAGTCACCGCAGCCCTACTCGTTCATGGGGTCGTTGCAGCGTCCCGACTCGCCGCGAGCGGACGGCCATGTCTGCGGGGTCACGCTGATCGCGCCGCAGTGGGCGATCACCGCCAGCCACTGCGTGCGCAACCCCAACCTGGCCCAGGTCGGCACGCCGCGGGACTGGAAGGTCCGCTTCGGCGCGCTGAGCACCAAAACCGGCGGCGAACTCACCGAGGTGGACAAGTTCTACCGCTACTCCAACTTCGTGCACGAGGGCGATTTCGCCCTGCTGCACCTGAAAACCCCGGTCCGCGCCGAACCGGCCAAGATGCCGTCGGCCACGCCCGCCGATCACACCCCGGCCCGCATCATCGGCTGGGGCATGACGTGTGATGACCGGAAACCGGAGTGCTACCCGGAATTCCTGCGCGAGGCGGACACGAAGGTGCAGCCGGACGAGCTGTGCAAACCCGCGGGCATCCACGAGGAGCGGGAGATCTGCGTGGGCGCGGAGGACGGCAGCGTGGCCCCGACCAACATGGACTCCGGCGGCCCCGCGCTGATCCGCGAGGGCGACCGCTGGGTGGTGGTCGGCGCGGTCAGCGGCGGCAACTCCACCCAGCCCATCGTCTACACCGACGTGCACTGGTACACCGCCTGGATCAACGGCATCACCAGCGGCACGGCGGTCCCGCCGGACAGCCCCCGGCCGAACCTGGAGGGCGCGG contains:
- the kamE gene encoding lysine 5,6-aminomutase subunit beta, producing MSEKRHVRPYGDTTGDGMVQMSFTLPVPHGPRAEGAAQQLANKMGMDPAMVVHSNPIGADFTFVVVYGSVQHIIDLDAVQVVEREYPLLTPSDINATVKKRLRRKMTVVGACIGTDAHTVGIDAILNIKGFAGEKGLEYYRELRVINLGAQVTVPELVKRARAEKADAVLISQVVTQRDAHIHNTQEMSAAFREAMGERRPLLVAGGPRFDPLMAGELGVDRVFGRGTTPGEVASFLVHAMNERKVAV
- the kal gene encoding 3-aminobutyryl-CoA ammonia lyase, which codes for MSAALVEGFSVTHSRYVPYAHAHYGGNLVDGAYSLGLFGDVATELCIRTDGDEGLFAGYSGVEFLAPLHAGDVVEVTATLTRIGNRSRSVAFEARVTCRANPDRGPSSADVLAEPLVITRATGTVVVPLPGG
- a CDS encoding trypsin-like serine protease is translated as MRLQTTALAATLAVVATMAGALPALAIKGGKQSPQPYSFMGSLQRPDSPRADGHVCGVTLIAPQWAITASHCVRNPNLAQVGTPRDWKVRFGALSTKTGGELTEVDKFYRYSNFVHEGDFALLHLKTPVRAEPAKMPSATPADHTPARIIGWGMTCDDRKPECYPEFLREADTKVQPDELCKPAGIHEEREICVGAEDGSVAPTNMDSGGPALIREGDRWVVVGAVSGGNSTQPIVYTDVHWYTAWINGITSGTAVPPDSPRPNLEGAVDLGMCAASVVRTPESRPQDPALLLTNGHCVRPEPPKPGSALVDLPADEVVRIGDRDGYAEATAKANRLLYATMTGTDIALYRLDRTYAELAADGAKIFQLAASPARAGEKIDVLSGGQGNRFSCVVEAEVPHLREDGYQQDGALRYAAGCGASHGSSGSPLVAADGVSVVGVHNTGNDDGEQCTRNNPCEVAADGTVTVKKGHRYGQRVSMIPACVGAGSVLDLGRPGCTLNRPAA